In Drosophila santomea strain STO CAGO 1482 chromosome 3L, Prin_Dsan_1.1, whole genome shotgun sequence, a single window of DNA contains:
- the LOC120450302 gene encoding uncharacterized protein LOC120450302 has protein sequence MEPAKVIGKLKEQVRMEHNSRRSFPKAWSEISGKQNNKFYHQSEINSQLSNQLKLKDLCPFLHNNQGESRFVSPEMYKPLLAVCRCGRPRENHHMGKCLQRALSPDYKQAMIQKGTQEGKTEPLCVPSTSSSTIGFVGISKNYHKLERSMQYVSPAYSMPGPRITAVPYNNIIIG, from the exons ATGGAACCTGCTAAAGTAATTGGAAAGCT AAAGGAGCAGGTGCGCATGGAGCATAATTCGCGTCGAAGTTTTCCAAAAGCTTGGAGCGAAATTTCGGGCAAGCAAAATAACAAGTTTTACCACCAATCTGAGATCAATTCTCAACTTAGTAACCAGCTTAAATTAAAAG ACCTGTGCCCTTTTCTCCACAACAACCAAGGCGAATCGCGATTCGTATCTCCGGAGATGTACAAACCTTTACTGGCTGTCTGTCGTTGTGGTCGCCCTAGGGAAAACCATCATATGGGGAAATGCTTACAAAGAGCGTTGAGTCCAGATTACAAACAAGCCATGATACAAAAGGGCACTCAGGAAGGGAAAACCGAGCCATTGTGTGTGCCTTCCACTTCAAGCT CTACCATTGGCTTCGTAGGTATTTCAAAAAACTACCATAAGCTGGAACGTTCTATGCAATACGTTTCGCCTGCGTATTCAATGCCTGGGCCTCGAATTACCGCAGTGCcctataataatattattattggaTAA
- the LOC120447990 gene encoding uncharacterized protein LOC120447990, which produces MCIAWHTIFTLACLSQLCAAQEPLIFATSLNPWNIAPSTTSIPPFLTSSNLVLVNNVRVPGGLTPFAPTPAPTQEFLNCYYNCPTTPQYNPICGSDRQLYMNEEKFNCARNCGADIQIVRRGSCEGLFAMTRG; this is translated from the exons ATGTGCATTGCTTGGCATACAATTTTTACTTTGGCTTGTTTAAGTCAGTTGTGCGCAGCCCAAGAACCTTTAATTTTCGCCACATCTCTTAACCCATGGAATATAGCCCCATCCACGACGTCGATACCACCTTTTCTCACCAGCTCAAACTTGGTATTGGTTAACAATGTAAGAGTACCAGGAGGTCTTACACCGTTCGCACCAACACCGGCCCCAACCCAGGAATTTCTAAACTGCTATTATAACTGCCCCACCACGCCGCAATACAATCCCATTTGTGGGAGCGATAGGCAGCTTTATATGAACGAGGAAAAATTCAATTGTGCTCGGAACTGCGGAGCTG ACATTCAAATAGTTCGCAGAGGGTCTTGCGAGGGTCTTTTTGCGATGACGCGAGGTTGA